The following DNA comes from Oxobacter pfennigii.
TTTCTTTTTATAATCTGCAAGCTCCTTTTCACTGAAGGTTTCATATCCCACCAATACTGCTTTAAGGCCGCATTTTCCCAACCTCTTTATGGTTTCTGGGTGAGATATTATGCTTTTTACGCTGCCGTAGCAAATGAAATTCTTTACTATATTGTTTTGCTCAATTAAATCGCAGAATTTCTCCAGCCTGTCCCGGTTATTGAGAAAATTGTTATCATAAAACATTATGCTGTCTTCCTGAATGTCCTTTATCTGATTCATAACGCATTCAAGGTCTATATCATTTTCTTTTGCACCCTCAATCCTCCACCTTAGGCAAAAGTCGCAGTTGCTGCTGCAGCCTAAAGAAGTCTGCATAATTGCGCAGGGTTTGTATCCAAGGTAGCTGTAATGTTGCCTGTATTTTTGCGTTGATAGCCTGTTTGGGATGATATATTCATTTCTTCCGAATACATTGGTGGATCTATATTGGTTTACTTTGCTGTGGATTCCGTCAATTAAATGCAGTTCTTTTTTAGATTCTAAAGCATCAAAGAGTAAATTTAAATTGTCCCTTGTGGTGTATTTAAATACATGGTCTATGTTAATGTCATAAAAAGAGGAGAGATTTAAAAATGCCTGAGTACCTCCTGCAATGACTATGATGCCGGAATTTATTTCTTTTACTTTACACGCAATGCTTTTAACCATGTTTACATCAATGCACAGAGAAGTAATGCCCACAACATGGGGTTTAAAGGTTTCCAGTTCCTTTTCAAGCGTGTTTTCTATCATCATATCCAGTATCTTGATTTCATGTCTGTCCATTAAGACCGCATACACCATTTCAAGGCCAATGGGTTCACAGAACATGAACTCACCTAAGGTTACCGCCTGCTTAACCCTGGGAGGGCGTACCAACAGTATTTTCATAGGGCACCTCTTGTTTTATATAATATTTGGAGTAATTTTGTTTTTTATCTGAGACCTGTAAAATAAATTAACGCCCAGATAAAAAAGGAAATTCAACGGCCTTTTAAAAAAATTGCCGTGAAAAATCGTCCTGTTCAATATGCTTTTAATTGAAAATACTTTGTTATAGAGCTTCCAGTAGCTTTGGGTAAGCTCATCGGGAGACATATTTCTTGGTTGATGAACTGCTTCCGTGCCGTTATATGAATAAATATCATGGTTTATAATTCTATTTTGTTCCTTCATCTTGCTGAAAAATTCCGTGCCGGGTATGGGGGTCAAAATATAAAATCTGGGCACAACAATTTTATTATCTTCAATGAATTTGGCAGTTGCCATTATGGATTCAACGGTATCCCCTTCTGCACCCACTACCATCTCTGTGGATACATCAATCCCCGCCTTTCTGATATTCTCCAATAGCTTTCCGTATTCTTCAACCTTTGCCCAGGCCTTGTTCATGCTGTTTAAGCTCTCCTGAGATATGCTCTCTATTCCAAAGCTTAAGGCAATGCAGCCGCTGTCTCTTACAATCTCTAATATCTCACCGTCTCTGCCTATCTCAACAGAACATTGGGACAGCCAGGACATATCAAGCTTTTTGATTTCTGTACACAGCTTTTTTAAATAGTCTTTGTCAGAAAGTATATTATCGTCCAGAAGGAGAAATTTTTTAAAACCCAACTCTTTTACTCTTTTTATATCTCTTATTACGTTTTCTATTGGGCTTCTGTAATATTTAGTCTTATAAAGGCAGTAGACCGAGCAAAAGCTGCATACATTGGGACAGCCTCTTCCTGCCTGTACCGGCAGAAAGTCACCGATATTTTTATTTAAAAGCAATTCATATTTTGGGGTAGGGCAATTTAACTCTGTCAATTCCTTTTGATAAAAGGGCTTGAGATTATTATCTTCAATGTCTTTTAAAACCTCATGCCATACGCCTTCGGCATCTCCTATGACGATGCTGTCGCAGCACTTTTTTGCTTCTTCAGGCATAAGGCTAACCATATAACCTCCCAAAAGCACAGTTTTGCCTCTTTTTTTAAATTTTTTTGCAATATCCATGCTCCTTATAACGGCATGTCCCATACTACCGATGGCAATTACATCTGCATCCGTTTTATAAGGAACATCCTCAATTGTTTCAAGGCAAACTTCAACTTCCCAATCGGGAGGAGTCAATGCGGCAAGAAGAGGAAAGGCAAGGCCTACAAAATAAAGCTTTTTCTTCTTTATAAGGTTTTTATTCATGTCATATGGTGTAGGCTGTATAAAGAGTATTTTTTTATTCATAGCTTTCACCTGATTTCCTTTTGCAGTGATTTTTTAATGTATTGCATCGTAATGCTGCTTGTTCCCAGTGATAATTTAAAGCATTCCTTTATGCCATACTTTTTTATCATCTTTAAAATATTTACCGGGTTCATGGTTATTTTATAATATATTTTAAGTATATTAAAATAATAGCTTCTTATATCCATTTTAACCGGCTTGACCACAGTATGAGCCAAATCCCATTTTTCAAACTGGTCCCTGCTTATTATAAGCGTGTCTTTGTAATCATCATAAAGTTCAGTGCCAGGAAGTGGAGTAAAGGGCTGAAGGTTTATGAATTTTATATTAAGCTTTTTGATCCATATATAAAGATTACTGAAATCTTTTTTTTCATAATCTATGCCTATTATAAAGGTGCCATAGCATTCTATATTATATTTATTCAATATGGAAACGGCAGTTTCATTTATTTCAACTGAGCTTTTTTTGTTGTATTTTAATAATTCCTCTTCCCGGCCCGATTCCAAGCCAACTATTACTGCCCTCAGCCCCGAGGCTTGAAATCTCTTGATTACGTCCTCATTTTTGGCAATAAAGTCTGCCCGACCATAAATTAAATACTTCTTTTTAATATTCTGTTCATCTAATGCATTGCAAAATTCAAGGAGCCTGTCTCTGTCCACCAGAAAATCATCATCAACTATATAAATTTCATCCTCCGGTATGTTTTTTAATTCATCTATGATGTCTTTTATATTCCTGAAAAAATATTTTCCGTCAGTTATCTTCCTGCAAAAGCAAAAGCTGCAGTTATATGGGCACCCAAAAGATGTCTTCATAAGGGCGCAGGGGTTGTGGAACATGTAATAATATTTGTCCCTATATTTTTTAACAAGGCTTCTGTCAGGATGAGGGTATGCAAATGTAGTTTCTTTTATTGGCGATAAATTGTTTCCCCAGATGCCTTCAATATTTTCCGTAGATAAATTATTTTGAAGGGCGCTTATTATTTGCCCAAAGGTTTTAATGCCGTTTGCTTTTATAATATAGTCAATAAAAGGAGAGTCAAAATCCTCCGGAACCACTTCAGCATGGACTCCGCCTACAACAACACTGCAATTCTTAATTTGCTTTATCTCCCGAGCGTACTCCTTAACTATGTTTACATGGGCAATGTACGCCGTCAATCCCACAACATCAGGGTTAAATTTTTCTATATAAAAGGAGATAGGCTTTTTCTCAAGTATCATGTCCAAGATTTCAACTTCATGACCGTAACTTTTAATATATGTGCCTAAATATTCAAGCTCTAGGGGCTCGCAAATCATTACCTTTTGAAGCCCTATGGTTTCCTTATGGGGCTTTGGCCTTATGAGAAGTATCTTCACATTCAATCACCTTCCTTTAAAAAGAGAAAAAGGCAGATTGCAGGCATGAAGGCCTTTTCTTTTATTGAAACAATATCGATGCTTTTAAATTTACCCCTTATGAGGTTTAAAACTTCGTCTATCGACGGATAAGCTGCCTTGCTGGTAGTGAGCTTTACAAAAAACATGGCAAGGCTGTCGTAGAAGCTGTTAACCGAAGCCTGGGCTAAAATAAAGTATCCATTTTTTTTAAGAAGCCTGTGGAATTTTTCAATTGCCTTTGCCTTATCCTGGTAATAGGGAAAGGAGTGAGTACAGATGATAATATCAAATTCTCCCTCATTATATTCAAAGTTTTCGATGCTGCTTGTTATATAACTGGATGTTTTATCTTTATTTTTACAAATATCAATCATACGGTTGGAGATATCAACTCCAGTACATTCTATGTCATAATCCTTAAATTTTGTTTTTATTTCTCTTATGAGCTGGCCGGTGCCGCAGCCCATATCAAGCAGCTTAATCTTCTTTCCTTTATCCAGAACAGAAGACAGGGTACTTATAACGGCTTTTCTTGTGGGAGTGAGTGAATACTTCTGCACCCACAGGCCGTCATATTTATTTGCCCAGTAGTCCCAAATTTTTGTTGTGTTGAACATCAGCTTTACCTAGTTTTAAGACCTTTCTTGAATTTATGGGTGTATTCCTTTAAAAAGTTTTTTACATATGGAATGTGAAGCTTTATAAATTCCATATAAAAGGATGTTTTGCTCATATTCTGTGGTTTTATATGAAGATGCAAAAAATCAAATTTGCTTAAATTATTGTCCTTTATCTCACTTTTATATTGCTCATAGGTTTCAGTTCCCGGAAGGGGTGTAAAAATAGATACCGTATAGATTTTTAACCCTGATTCTTCAATCCATTTTCTTAAATTCCAAAAATCCTTCCTCGTATAATCAATGCCTGCAATAAAAAGGCCGGTGCAGTCAATGCCGTTTATCTGTAACAGTCTTACACATTCACGGTTTATTTCTTTGTCCGTGCCCTTGTTAAAATTATCTAAGTTTTTATCCTCAACTGCCTCCAGGCCAACAATGACCATGACAATTCCTGCTTTTTTCATCAAGGGCAGCAGGTCACTGTTATTTACAATGAAATCCGCCCGGGAATAGACTATGAAGCTTTTTGTGATTGCCTGACTTTTTATTTCATGGGCAAAGTTTATAAGTCTTTGCCTGTCAAAAAGAAATACGTCATCTGTTATCCATATTGTATGGCAGTTTATAACTTTTATTTCTTCTATGATTTTATCCAAATCCATGGATATAAATGTCCCGTTATTAAGCTTTTTGCAGTAACAGAAATTGCATTTATAGGGGCATGAATAGGAGGTTTTCATAGTTGCCACAGGTTTATAATTCAAATAATGAAACATATCCTTATTCTTGAAAAAGTGAGACCTGTCCGGTATGGGCAGCTCATTAACATTAAAAATGCATTGTTCATTCTTAATAAAACTGCCGGATAATTTGTAGCAAATTCCCGGCATATCTTTATAAAAATCGGGGCTAAAACCGCATGACAAAAGGTCTTTAAAAGGCTTGAAGCCGCCTGAATGGACGATGATATCAATATGGGGGCAATAAAAATATTCCGGCACAACTTCTGCCACTACTCCCCCCACAATAACCTTTGCATTTGGGTTTCTGCTCTTTATATATTTTGCGTAATTCTTTATCTTATCAACGCTGTTTATATATCCGGATATTGCTACGGCATCATAAGAAAAATTACTATATTTATCCTCAAATTTTATTTTTTCAATGCTGCCGTCATATATTTCATATTGTGCCTGGAGTTCTGTGCAAATTGCCGCCAGGTATTCAAGCTCCAAGGGCTCAACGTTTACGAACTCAAGCACCCCCATTCCTTTAAGGTTTTTGGGGCGTACCAGTAAAATCTTCAACTTCATCACACCTTTAATACCTTAAGTCTTATGTCCTTCAGCTTATAACAAAACAGATCCTGCAATAAAGATACGGCCTTATTAAGAAAGGGGTTGGAGTGGTGAATATACATATACTTATATTCCCTGAAAGCTCCCAGCCTGCATTTTATCTCCTCGGCAGTCTGGCCGAAATTTATATGAGTGCAGTTGTTTTCTATGGCAAGCCTTACTATATATAAAAGCATGTTTATATACAAATCGTACTCTTTGTTTAAAGCATAATCCATACCGCCAAATAAGAATACCATTTCCCGGCCGACTATTTTATATTGTATAAAAGCCACGGGGGTATTCGATAGGCTAAATTCCATAATATTTTCCCCTGCGTTTTTAAAAAACTCAAAAGATAACTTCTCTAATTTAAATTGGGATTTATCATAAACCTGCTCATATAAACTATAGTGTTCAAAATTAAAATCGCTGCTGTTTAAAGCCTTTATGGAAATGGCGTCGAGTTTTTTAAAAGCCTTCTTATATCTGTAACGGTAATGGCTTCGAAGCTTACTTAAATATTCGTCAAAACTGTCCCATTTTACATCCATAATACAGGCAGGCAATGTGTGTCCCTTTGCAAAGCCTTTTAAATCGAGGGAGCTTTCTGCATTGAGTATTATTTTGGCGCCCTTTATGCTTTTTATATAATCACCTATTTCATCGGTATCCTTTGAACTTAAGCTGTAGCCTTTCTCGCATACCGAGCAGGGGATACCTATAATGGTTATGGGTATGTTAAGTTTTAATTTGCTGTAGGTGAATATATTCATGTTCAATTCATAATACACCAGTATACTGGAAATTTCGCCCTTGTCCAGAATGACATAAGTCTGCTTGCAGGGGTTGTATTCATGAAGATGAATAAGATAGTCCTTTTTTAAAGCGTAATTGTCTTTGGCAGCTGTATCCCAGGTATCGGGCAGTTGTTTTGGATTATTATAGATTTCTATCATATTATCTCCTTGGGACTTATCTCAAATGCCACAAAATGCTTGTATTCTTCCTCGGCCCATTTTGCTCCGAGACTTTTGGACCTGTAGTTGTCCTCCAGTATCCAGCTGGTTTCATAGGAGGAGAATCTACCCTTTGTTTTGTTGTATAATTCATTAAACAATCCTAAAATAACACCGCTTTTTTGATATTGGGGGATGACGGCGATTTCGACAATCTTAAACTTATCAATTCTTTTGGAGAAGAGCTTGTTTTTTATAAAAGTATCCACTCCTATGGTTTTTCCCCTATCCAAAAGCTCGTTGAAATCGGGATACCACAGCAAAAATCCTATTGTAGTATTATTATGCTCTGCGAAGAGTAAATTCTCTCCCTTTATAAAATATTTCAATTCGGAGAAAAGCTCATAATCCTCCTGGTATTCCCTCAAGAAATAAAAGGGGTGTTCCATGAAACATTGATTATTCAAATCGGTATATACCTTCATTTCACTTTTGAATTTACTGAAATTTGCTTCTCTGTAGTTAAACTTCTTGGTGATTCTATTTAGTATATCTTTTTCTCTTTCAAAATTTACATTTTCCATATCCCCTTTAAAGGACACCAGATTGAAGCGCTTTGGGGAGTATTTTGAAAAGTATTCCGGATAATAGGGCGGATTGAAATTGCTTCCGAAGCTTAAGCCATCCTGGAATTTATCGTATAAAAATCCTAAACCATAATTGACGTGACCATTTAAGCCAACAGTTATGGCATGTAAATTTTTTTCAGCGCATAATTCCTTTGCTCTTTTCATTATCAAGTCAACGGCATCCTGACAGTCAGCCAGTGCTTCAAAAAAAGCAATCTGCAGCACATCAGGATAATTCTTTGAGATAATATAAATGCATGCTGCCAATACAGAAGAGCCTTCTTTTACCAGAATAGGAGTTATCTCCGAATTCATACAGAATGCACCTTTTTTATATAAAAAACTTTTTAGAATGGGCGAAGAACAATCCTTATATTCCGGGAACTTACTATAAATACTTTTTACAAAATCCATATATATCTTACGTTCGCCCTTGCTGCAAACTGATAATATCATATATAGCACCTCATAATGATTCCATAGATTAATTATAACAGATTTCACGGGATTGAGTTAGTTTATCGAAATTTGGCACGCTATAGTAAAATTTTCATAATTCTTAAGATGATATTATTTATAAGGAAGAAGGCAATTAAAAAAGGCTCAAACAATGAGCCCTATATAAGTAAATTTTATTTCAGCATATTTTGCAGTGCCTTTGAGAGCTGATCAGGACATGAGGTGCTTTTTCTTCCGCACTTTATTCCCTTTAATTTTTCTATAACATCCTCAACCTTCATTCCTTCAATCAGCTTTGATATCCCCTGAAGGTTTCCGTCACAGCCCGATTTGAATTCCACTCTCCTTACTATACCGTCCGAAACATCTATATCTATTTTTTCAGCACATACTCCCTGCATTTTATATTCAAGTTTCATAGCCGACACCTCCAGTGAAAATTTAATATGTTGCTACCTAAGGGATTACCCCTTTCTATCGATGATATTTATTCTAAGAAATTTTACTGTTAGTGTCAAGTCATGGAAGTATTTTATCTCTACTCTAAAGAACGCCAGCTTTATTTAAATTATCGATGGCAGTCTTAAGATTTTGAATCCTGATTTCCTGGACTCCTATAATTTTATTTAAAGATTCCCTGGATTCTTCAATATTTTTTGCATCGGCTCCTCCAGGTGGATTTAAATATATATTACATCAAAATCGACCCCTCTTTTTCAATAATACGATATAGTATAATATTTATAAGGCGAAATATGTAAAATTATTGTTTTTTTTGTTAATATGAGAAGGATATGACAAATTTGTATTGAATATAAATCAATACCTGCAATGAATCAGATTATAAGTATAAAAATGACTATTTATATATGTAACAAAGGGGATGAAATTATGTTCAAAAAATCTAAGAGTCCTTGTAACGAAGCGCTATGCATCATGGATTATGTGGACAAGAAATTAAACGGACAGGATGTGCAATATCCCAAGGTTGATTATCACATTCACGTTACAATGCTCAATTATTTTGAAAAATTACTTGCCAATGAAAAGCAGATGTCCGATGTGGCAAAGAGGATGTTAGGTATTACTGCATCTTTAAGCAGTTTTGATATCAATATGTCTCATATAGCTTACAGGCTTCTTGATTTTACCAGGGAAATGTCTACTGTCAGCGAATCAAACCTGGCAATAGTGCAGCAAACCACGGCCAGTATGAATCAGGTTAATGAAACAATAGGTTCGACATCGGATACATTGGAGCAATTATCATCTTCTTCTGAAGTATTGGTAGAAAGA
Coding sequences within:
- a CDS encoding B12-binding domain-containing radical SAM protein; amino-acid sequence: MKILLVRPPRVKQAVTLGEFMFCEPIGLEMVYAVLMDRHEIKILDMMIENTLEKELETFKPHVVGITSLCIDVNMVKSIACKVKEINSGIIVIAGGTQAFLNLSSFYDINIDHVFKYTTRDNLNLLFDALESKKELHLIDGIHSKVNQYRSTNVFGRNEYIIPNRLSTQKYRQHYSYLGYKPCAIMQTSLGCSSNCDFCLRWRIEGAKENDIDLECVMNQIKDIQEDSIMFYDNNFLNNRDRLEKFCDLIEQNNIVKNFICYGSVKSIISHPETIKRLGKCGLKAVLVGYETFSEKELADYKKKSTVEDNYKASKILKEAKIDCWASFMLHPDWDTKDFKNFRSFVKKLKPEITTFCPLTPFPNLPMYQKYKDRLLLRIEDYEMWSFSKVSIKPSKISLSRYYFEILKFILFVNLRLNSASYMINRFGFMTLIRITKGSIKILPLYIKLMLEVRKS
- a CDS encoding B12-binding domain-containing radical SAM protein, translated to MNKKILFIQPTPYDMNKNLIKKKKLYFVGLAFPLLAALTPPDWEVEVCLETIEDVPYKTDADVIAIGSMGHAVIRSMDIAKKFKKRGKTVLLGGYMVSLMPEEAKKCCDSIVIGDAEGVWHEVLKDIEDNNLKPFYQKELTELNCPTPKYELLLNKNIGDFLPVQAGRGCPNVCSFCSVYCLYKTKYYRSPIENVIRDIKRVKELGFKKFLLLDDNILSDKDYLKKLCTEIKKLDMSWLSQCSVEIGRDGEILEIVRDSGCIALSFGIESISQESLNSMNKAWAKVEEYGKLLENIRKAGIDVSTEMVVGAEGDTVESIMATAKFIEDNKIVVPRFYILTPIPGTEFFSKMKEQNRIINHDIYSYNGTEAVHQPRNMSPDELTQSYWKLYNKVFSIKSILNRTIFHGNFFKRPLNFLFYLGVNLFYRSQIKNKITPNII
- a CDS encoding B12-binding domain-containing radical SAM protein, whose protein sequence is MKILLIRPKPHKETIGLQKVMICEPLELEYLGTYIKSYGHEVEILDMILEKKPISFYIEKFNPDVVGLTAYIAHVNIVKEYAREIKQIKNCSVVVGGVHAEVVPEDFDSPFIDYIIKANGIKTFGQIISALQNNLSTENIEGIWGNNLSPIKETTFAYPHPDRSLVKKYRDKYYYMFHNPCALMKTSFGCPYNCSFCFCRKITDGKYFFRNIKDIIDELKNIPEDEIYIVDDDFLVDRDRLLEFCNALDEQNIKKKYLIYGRADFIAKNEDVIKRFQASGLRAVIVGLESGREEELLKYNKKSSVEINETAVSILNKYNIECYGTFIIGIDYEKKDFSNLYIWIKKLNIKFINLQPFTPLPGTELYDDYKDTLIISRDQFEKWDLAHTVVKPVKMDIRSYYFNILKIYYKITMNPVNILKMIKKYGIKECFKLSLGTSSITMQYIKKSLQKEIR
- a CDS encoding class I SAM-dependent DNA methyltransferase; this encodes MFNTTKIWDYWANKYDGLWVQKYSLTPTRKAVISTLSSVLDKGKKIKLLDMGCGTGQLIREIKTKFKDYDIECTGVDISNRMIDICKNKDKTSSYITSSIENFEYNEGEFDIIICTHSFPYYQDKAKAIEKFHRLLKKNGYFILAQASVNSFYDSLAMFFVKLTTSKAAYPSIDEVLNLIRGKFKSIDIVSIKEKAFMPAICLFLFLKEGD
- a CDS encoding B12-binding domain-containing radical SAM protein, producing the protein MKILLVRPKNLKGMGVLEFVNVEPLELEYLAAICTELQAQYEIYDGSIEKIKFEDKYSNFSYDAVAISGYINSVDKIKNYAKYIKSRNPNAKVIVGGVVAEVVPEYFYCPHIDIIVHSGGFKPFKDLLSCGFSPDFYKDMPGICYKLSGSFIKNEQCIFNVNELPIPDRSHFFKNKDMFHYLNYKPVATMKTSYSCPYKCNFCYCKKLNNGTFISMDLDKIIEEIKVINCHTIWITDDVFLFDRQRLINFAHEIKSQAITKSFIVYSRADFIVNNSDLLPLMKKAGIVMVIVGLEAVEDKNLDNFNKGTDKEINRECVRLLQINGIDCTGLFIAGIDYTRKDFWNLRKWIEESGLKIYTVSIFTPLPGTETYEQYKSEIKDNNLSKFDFLHLHIKPQNMSKTSFYMEFIKLHIPYVKNFLKEYTHKFKKGLKTR
- a CDS encoding GNAT family N-acetyltransferase, translated to MIEIYNNPKQLPDTWDTAAKDNYALKKDYLIHLHEYNPCKQTYVILDKGEISSILVYYELNMNIFTYSKLKLNIPITIIGIPCSVCEKGYSLSSKDTDEIGDYIKSIKGAKIILNAESSLDLKGFAKGHTLPACIMDVKWDSFDEYLSKLRSHYRYRYKKAFKKLDAISIKALNSSDFNFEHYSLYEQVYDKSQFKLEKLSFEFFKNAGENIMEFSLSNTPVAFIQYKIVGREMVFLFGGMDYALNKEYDLYINMLLYIVRLAIENNCTHINFGQTAEEIKCRLGAFREYKYMYIHHSNPFLNKAVSLLQDLFCYKLKDIRLKVLKV
- a CDS encoding N-acetyltransferase — its product is MNSEITPILVKEGSSVLAACIYIISKNYPDVLQIAFFEALADCQDAVDLIMKRAKELCAEKNLHAITVGLNGHVNYGLGFLYDKFQDGLSFGSNFNPPYYPEYFSKYSPKRFNLVSFKGDMENVNFEREKDILNRITKKFNYREANFSKFKSEMKVYTDLNNQCFMEHPFYFLREYQEDYELFSELKYFIKGENLLFAEHNNTTIGFLLWYPDFNELLDRGKTIGVDTFIKNKLFSKRIDKFKIVEIAVIPQYQKSGVILGLFNELYNKTKGRFSSYETSWILEDNYRSKSLGAKWAEEEYKHFVAFEISPKEII
- a CDS encoding TIGR03905 family TSCPD domain-containing protein encodes the protein MKLEYKMQGVCAEKIDIDVSDGIVRRVEFKSGCDGNLQGISKLIEGMKVEDVIEKLKGIKCGRKSTSCPDQLSKALQNMLK